Sequence from the Penicillium oxalicum strain HP7-1 chromosome IV, whole genome shotgun sequence genome:
AAGACGGGAGCCGTGCAGGTAGCGTTGAAGTTTGCGTCGTGAGTGCAAGTCAGCGGGAAGTCGACGCTTCCCGAGTACGTGATAGAGCTTCCATTGGCACAGGTCAAAGCATGGCCGCTACCCAGGACGTAATCCATGTGACCGGTAGACGAAGCAAAATTCGAAGTGCCGTAGAAAGACACGATACGCCCAGCCCCTCGGTCGGCGTAACCGCAATTGCTCTCTCCATTGCCGATGTCGTGAATTCGGTAGCCGATATACTGATCGTGGCATTGCAGCCCATCCGCAAAATCGATATCGAGAGTCTCCAAGGGTCCATAACCCCAGGGCTCATAGTTGGGCAGACCGGTATAGCATGGATTGACCATGGTCCCATTGCATGTTGCGGGATCGGGTTCGCACCAGCCTGAACCACAGAGGCAGGCCTTGGGGTTATCATCTCGGTGGTGAACACAGTCCAGACTGTGGGAGCCATTGTGCCACACGAAGTTGTTGACGGTCCAGGTTGGGATCGGGCATCCCTCCGGAGGTGTGATGGAACGTCGCGAAACGACACTGGAGACCGCTGAAGAGGTCAGGGCCAAAAGGCCCGTCAAGAGTTGAATGGAGGCGACCATCTTGGGAACCAAATGCGCAACTTGGAAGGCGTTTGGGCGAGAAAAAGAACGGAGTTGGTGCTTGAATGATCTAGGTAAACAGAGCGAGAAGGGCGATAGACAAACGCTGTATAGCTGCCCATTTATAGAAAATGAACCCACCCATTCTCAAGATTGCAGCAGTTCGACACGGTCTGGGGCTTGAATTCTCCGTGGATCTAACGGACTCCATTCGACTTGTCTGTGATGATCATGCAGGAGCCGCCAAGGAATCGAAAGCTCCACGAGCCGGGAACCACCCGCCGGGAGCATCACCAATGAACTTGAGTTTCGGAGAAAACACCACCGAGACATACAGGCACTTGCCATCCATCGTGCGAAGAGATTGGTTTCTCAAATGACGACTGCTCCACGTAGTGTACAGGCACGCTGAAGCGAGACGGTCTTTCTGCGACCAATGCCGGGTTCCAGTTTAGGTTCAAGCCAATCTGCTTTGTGTTAGTCACTCGATCGGGGGCCCCGTCCAGGCTCAAAATCGAGTCTGCACGAATCTTCCGCTGGATGTACATCCAGTTATCCACACATCGATCCAAATTTCGGCTTCCTCGTGTCTCGGACAGAGACCAATTTCTTCATCGGGACACGAGTGGAGATCAAACGTCTGTTGTCATCCTCACGCTGTCGTCGTGAAGGTACCCTGCGTTGATTCGGATTCTCATCGCAGACAACTTACTCTTCCACCGGTGGCTGTTTTTTTCGCCTGCAGCGGTGCAGAAAGACTTGACAGCTCCATTCCAATCAAGCCACTTGTGACCCACGGGCGAGACATGCATCACTTACACACGAGGCGCGGGACCTTTGTATATGCACTCGGAGAATTCCCACTCTTAATCCATGTGAAGTAATATGCAGTCAACACGAGCAAAGCATGACTGCATAGAGCATTTTAGACAATCTCAAGTGTGGGTAGCTTTTTCCCGGAGTGCGGTATCTTCTCGAAATAAAATAAATCTGAGTTTGTACTCGATTCAAATGGAATCATGTCCAGAGCCCCGACCAACTGGGTCTAGCTGGAGATATTCTTACAGTATACCCAGCTTTGCACTCCCATCCCCACTGGTTCGATCGGACAAAGCCCACAGCTGGTGATCAGCGGACCATGTTGTGCAAAGATGTAAGAGTCCAGCCAGCCACCTGTGGCGCTCCAGAGTTGGGGGCCTTCCGTCCATATTTTGCTTGGTCCGACAGCTGCAGAATAGAGGCCCTCACATTTGCTGTAAGATGGACGAACTCCCGTCGTTGGGCCAGCATCGCATCGACGGGCCGTATAAAGAGGAAGATAAGACCGTTCAAATCCAACAAAGCTGTCAGAGGTATTGCCCCGAGAATCAAAACATTTGCACTCTGCGCGGATGACGAGGCTTCAATACAAACATCTGGCTAGGTCCAGCTAAGATTGAGGCTAATTTCCAGTCAAGATTCAGGCAAGGATGCAGTAGAAAGAAAGAGTACCTACGCTGGCGACTGAAAGCCCCTGGGTATCTATGAATAAACATGCTCCACCTTTCGGGTACTTGCATTGAACCACGTGGTGGTGTTTATTTTGTACCGATATCATAATGACCACGGCTGGGCACTTTGAATGACAGCCTCTTCGAGTTTACTTGAGGATGGAGATTATAAACTGCCAGAGAAATACCCATTGAAGTTGCGGATATACAGCAATCTTCGGGCATAAAATCACATAGCAAGCAAGGCTCCTAGCTAGCCACAGTGGCCACGCAAATACTGAGTAGAGGAGCTCATGTGTCACCATGTTTGCCCGGCTTGCTTCCACAGGCAATCACATGGAGGTGCCCAAGCTTGCTTGGAGAAGATCTAAAATACTCCCTAGCTCTGGGAGTTGAACCCAAGACCTCGCCTCAACCACACAAACTCGTGTTACTCATTGCTTAGTCACTCAGATGTTCCATCACCAACCTACGATGCTCAATCACAGCGGCACGAAAATGCGTAGGCCAAATATCATCGTAGATCACCATCACAACTGAGATATAATGAATATAAAAATACCCAAATGTTTTGTTCAAGTCTCAAGAGTTACAGTGATACGTGTTGTACAATACGTATCAAAAAAATGATCCGCAGCCGTTGGATTCAATGGCTGACTGCCCACCCACCCAACGCGCCCAGCCAGCGGCTCCTTTCGCTGGGACCTCCAACTACCTAATTTTAGGTGGTAGTTAAGAACCCCAGCGTGGCTACGAAGTATTTGTTTTGTACCACTGAGCCACCAGCCAGGCGCGTTAACGGATTGAACTGGACCTCAATCATAAACGAGCAAACGCCCAACGGAGCTGGAGGATGTTTGTTCCCTCCCCAGAATCGAGTCAATGACGCCAAGCATCAAGAAAAGATGCTCAGCTGATATTACGGGGTGTCTGGCTGAGACGCAATCTCTTCATGGGACAATCGGATGTCGAATACGAGCACCATATACCCTCATGAACTGATGTTTTTGGTATGGACCCTGGACTTGACAAGCTTAGGGTCATTGAATTTCTCTGAAAATTATCACAGAAACTTTCAAGCAAATAGGGATAAACTGAGATGCGCAGATCGTCCGCAGAGAAGCACCATGGGGAGAGAGTATTGACATAAGTTGAGTCGTATTCAGTTAATGAGCGAATCAAATTATATTTGCGATTTAGCATCGGCTCGTTTTAATTTTGATAGAGCTACCCCAAAGCTTAATTATACTAAGTATCCCTTGGCTACCTTCAACCTCTTGCTGATCCCGAGTAGATAAAGGTCTGACTACCTGCCAGACTGCTAGACATAGACTAGTAAAACCCAGTTCCGAGGACTGGGGATCTTGGCCATGGATCAGCATTGCTACAGAGATTCTTGGAATGTGGAGTCCCATATATACATGCTCTGTCGATAATTATTAATCATGTGGATGAGCATGTCCGGTTATTGGTAATATCTGACCGGCCTTCCATGATGTAAAGAGCACTCAATCTATCCCCGTTGGTGAAGCCGAGGAAAGATCGACAGGAGATCGGGAGAAACTCCCCTGACGCTTGATGTACACAGTGCGCAGCGAATATTTCCCGCATGAGACACCGCATCGGCCAGGAAAGAAGCGGAGAAGAAAACCATTTCGGTGTCTCAATTGTTTCTTGAAACTACACACCGGAAACGTTTGGGGACCGTCGCAGAACACACTCGTGGCAATTCGGAGAAATTTTCAGGGAACTTAACATCAATGAAGACGAGGGTGGGTCGCCAAAAGGTGGACGCACAACTTCTTGTAATGGGGAAGATCCAAAGCCGTGGATCTGTTCACCCTATCGACCTCGGACACTCGCCGGCAATAAATGGCTTCTGTTAATCATCAGAACTATAGCATGATAGAAGAGGACACAAGCCTCTACACGAAACAGGCAAAATTCTTCACGAATGAATAGCCTCCCATGAACTCGGGACCGCGTGGCTGTGGAGTTACGAGGTGATGGGCGCCCTGTGACATCTCCTCGACACGTTGAGATGGCGATCGTTGCCTGATACATGCAGTGCGAGCATGGGACGGACGAGGATTGTGGATACTGTGAAGAATCTGAGCCCCACAGTGCGAAAGAGACGCGGATGTATAGGGATTCTGATGACGGTGATGGAATTGAAGTTCCTGACCATCCGTGATGCTGCGTACAGGGGTATTATTAAAATGTCAAGTTACATTTCACACATTTGATTGGGTTTTACTGCAGTGCTCGCCAATTCATGATGTCGACGCTCCCTTTAGGTTCCATTTCCTGGATGAATGCACTCGGCAAAGTCGTGATCCGCTCCAGCGCGCGCTTGTCTAGCCAGTTGGGGCTACGAGCGGGGGGTCTCTGAATCAAGATAGTCGCTTTGAAGCATGGACCACATAGCTGCTGCAGCTCCTCGGTGGCTTCGGGAATTCCCTCGATATGGTACACACGACTGCTTCTGTCCAGATAGTGTCTGAGCCGAACGTGGCAAAGCACTTCTGCATCTGTTGCATCTGAGGAGACTGGATCACTTTCGCATGCGCTGTGCCTTCATACGCACGACCACTGATCCGCAAACCTTGTCTCCTGGCACCGGTGCCATCGCGTCGTGGAGGCGATGCAGTGATTTTTGATATCTGATTGGCAATGATTGCCACTCAACCTGCTCCACTGGCACAATCCACAGTCTATATGGCTTTTCTGAATTGACACTTCTCGTTTCCTCTTACAGAATGGAGGGTCATCTACATGCTCAATCAACACCAGCATAATTTAGAAAGTCTGCTACGCATGGACAGTGGTAGGGGCGGCCGAATTAAAACgacccctccccccccaaaaaatgACGATAAGTGGTCAAGAAGACTGGGAGATGTCATATTAGAGACCGTGTGCCGCTGTCGATCGGCGAGTCAATAGTTCGTCGCTGTTCTCCACATGATTGACCACGCTCCTGCcaattttgattttttttttcgctttgGATCTTCCACGATGGTTTCGATTCTCGCGTGGGATTACCCACGCGTTGAGATCTACCTGCTTCTGTCTCCGCATTCTTCGGCTGTCTGGCCCAAATGCAGAGACCGTCATAAATGCGCGCCCTTGCGCCCTCGATGAAGACTCAAAGGGGCACCCACCCCTTTCTCTGATCCCAACATCATGGAAACCTTTCGCTCGGGGCATCGTCAGTCACTCATTTAATTCAGATTCCTCTGTAAAGATGTCGCTGGAAGAGAGGTACCCTGCCTATGGTGGCCGGGGTCCGCGCGACCTCCGCATCGGCATCAGTTTGGCTATCAtcgccaccatcttcatggccatGCGTGTTTACGTGCGAGTATTTATGAACAAATTCGGAACAACCGCTCTCATGTGGTCTCTCGCGGCTTGGGTATGACGCGTCCAAATTTGCGGGCAAATAATCTCTCTAACAATGATGCAGTTTCTGACCGCCATCACGCAAACCTTTGGTATCATTTCAGTCCtccatggcctcggcaaTCACATCACAATCATTGCCAAAGTCGGCGAACTTCACAATTTTCTATTTTTCACGTGGATGActgtcttctttttcaatctcGCCATACCCACGGGCAAAGTAGCAGTGGCTGCATTTTTGATTGAAATGAACGGACAAGGCAGTGAGTGTCACAGCAATCGGCCCTCGGTTTCTGTTTTTTTGCCTACCGAAATCTTCAAGCCTGGAGTATACGGAATTTTCAACTAACTACCCGCAACTCTCAGATCCCAGGATCAGAAAGAGTTTGATTGCTGTCGCCATCATCAATATTGCGGTGAATATACCTCAGGCGTTGTTGGTATGGCTCCAATGCTCCCCAGTATCCGCACTCTGGGACCCTTTGCGACAGGACAGATGCGACCATCGGAAGAACGTCTATTATAATTATTTTGTTGGAGCCATTGCCGCCTTGTCGGATATTTATCTGGCAATCGTTCCGATCCACATGCTTCTCCCACTGAAGATCGATCGGAAGCTTAAATGGGGCCTAAGCTTCCTCATGGGCTGCGGGGTCTTTGCCGGCGCAGCTGCTATCGTCCGGACATGGGCTGCCAAACACATCCTCAGTGATGACTCTTCATGTGAGCTTTTGCAGAAGTCTGAAATTTCCCAGAATTATGAAGGGACTAACCCTTTCTCAATACAGATGGCGTCGGCATTCTTTTCTGCTGGGGCGAAATTGAAGAATGGCTTGTCTTAATTACCATGTCCATCCCGCCAGTGTGGCCACTTTTCCGACCCTTCACCACTCGCTTCGTCAAGTCTGCAACTGGAAGCCAACGCAAGAGCTATATGTACATCCTCAAGCCGCCGTGCAGCACCACCGCAGTCGGTGATCAATCTCCAGGGCTCCCACCCCCACTTGTCACAACGAGAATCTCGATATCGTCCGTCCAGGATCTTAAGACAACCGACACGGCTGTGGTACCCTCAGAAACGGGCTCTCGAATCTCAGATGAGCGTACTTTATACGACCTCTCACCTCGGAAGAAAAGGTCTGTTAGCTGGTTTGAGCTATCGAGGGGCAAGCCTCATAGTGGCCAGTGACATTGGATCTGAGACTTGATCACTTGATTTATCAACCGATCATTCTTGTCAAGCGTTCCTGCCAGCCTTTATGATGTTTTGTTTCTCATAAGAATTTCATGGACAGTTGAATAATATTAAATCACCCATTTGTTCGAGAGTTCATTCTTCTGACTGCCCTATTATGTAGTAAGCTCTTCTTTACCTTCGAATGTCATCTGCCGTGAACAGACAGGTGCCGAGCCCAACTTATCATTCGTCCACGTCGCCATGAGATTgtagaagaggagaaaataTTTCCACCAGGGTGCTCTTTGATTCAGCTCATTTCGCAGTACGATTCGGGGTGCCTACCAGGTTACACGGGGGTTCAAGCTAAAAGGTCTCACGCACACCAAATGTGTCAAAGTTGAAACCTTGAATAACGTGTGCTTCAGCTGCAATTCAACCCCTGGCGCTTGACACTCAGCCTCACAATTCCCACCTTGAGAATacctttcctctttttccccccagtCTCATACAGAAGGCAATGAAGCCGCTTATTGACATAATAGTCCATCTTGGGTTCATGGCGACAGGTTGTGTCTCTAAGATCACGTGCTTGGATTTGTCCCATAAACGGAACCTGACTCCCTCCCTACCCAATTCCCCTTGCAACGATGTTTCCTGGTCCGGTCGCTCACTTTGACAGAACCACATAAGCTCGCGGCTCTATTTTGTGCCTCCCACTGCCCATGCAATTCTGTCTACCCAGTTGATCATAAGACAGCAGCCCTGCAACTTCATCATATCATCAAGGCAATGTTGGTGAAAGTGAATGCAATgcgtcctcttcttcattggGTCACATTTATGGCAACAATTTGAGTTTGCCCAGCTCGCTTAGCATGCCACCAGACTTCAGGGATTGATCTAATCAATCTCTGCCCGACCCAGGTTTCTTCCGGTCTCGGCACGGCGGGCTGTCTTATCAATCTCGTTTCGTCCAAAGTGGAGTCCGGAGGGCTACTGATTGATAAAAGTTTACGCGCCCGTGTGGTACACCATCCCAACGTGGACGGAGCACCCGAACTCGTTTTTCGTCCGGGATGCCATTTTTGACAGATGGACATCTTGAAGCCATCTCATTTCAGCCCACGTGCAGATTGAATACAATATTTCCTCCAGTGGTTATAATGCCGGATCACCTCACAGACAGAGCATGCTTTGTGGCTTGTGCAGGGGACGTCGTAACATAAGCCGCCATCTCTAGGCTTTTCGGCCTTCTTTTCCCATCACAGGATGGCTCGTGCCTCAGCCTCCAATCTGATCTGGTTGTAACACTGTGGGCACTGTCTCCGAAGAGCTCTTTGGGGATGATCCACATATGACTCGTATAGACTGGAGTATGACCTCAATAGCCAACACAGCTACCGAATTCCCAGTCTGTCTGGTCTCGGCTCGTGGTCCTCAGCAGTGAACGGGTTCTGGCTCCATTTTCTTACGTTACCAAGCTGACAGAGGCCACCCTAGTCTTCGAACGATCCACATCTTCGTAGGCAAAATAACCAAGTCCAGCGTttctgccccccccccccaatcgCACCTCGTTCTGGCACAAATGACTCGGAAAGCACCGGGTGAAAGGCAGACCACTCGGCACTCTCGTCTACCATAGGGCTTTGTGGAATCCACTAGTGGGGGCAGAAAGTGACACATGATCGTGATACCTCTGTCACCGGGAGGAACAGTCAGAGTACATCTTTCTGGCTAGCGTGGATATACACCAGCTGCGTCGCATTCTCCCTCAAGGAGACAGTGACGATCGGCTACTCCCTGCAAATAGATGGCATGATTACTCGGATTTTCGGCCATGAGCCGGTCTCTGCTTCGACATGGgcggcctcctcttccaatAGGCTGACCCGACAAAGAAAAGCTAGCCCTTTCCAGACGGAGAATTTTCCTAGCTTCCGACCTTCGGCCAGTACCAAGTTCCCAGCTGCATGTAGTGGACCTGCCAAGTGATTCTTCCCAAGCTCTGTCCCCGTCCGAGGCCGCATCAGATAGGCAGATGGCCGTTCGTGACTGGTTCCCTTTCCTGATTCCCACAGTCGGTTGGGAGGGTAAATTTTTATCAGATCGGAAGTGGAGATCTGATGCTGGGACGGGCATACCTTCCTTGGGATTTAAAAATCTCTCAGTCCCCAAGCGTCTCCTGACTCTTCTCTTGCCCGTCTCATATCCTTCGAGTCGACTACTTTGGGGATTGCCATACTGAGTCGCTTTCATCTTGAACACGGCCATGGACAAAAATACCGCTTTCCGGGTTGACGAGGACCCTGTGTCGAGAGATCCTGAATCTCCCCAGCCCCAAGATGAGGACCAGGATCAACAAGATGGTGTGAGAGTGGCCGAGGCTGTCACCTCCTCGTGGTCAAGAACCTCGTTGATTGTGGCCTATGCATCGTGAGTGTTTGTGTGCTATTGACAATACAGTATGTATTTTCTAATCATTCGTGGGGCATAGAATGTGGTTATTGTATTTTGTCAACGGCCTGAACAGCAGTCTGACCGCGAATCTATCACCCTATATCACCAGCGAATGGTCGGAGCACTCATTGCTCACGGTGATCAGTGTCGTCACGAGCGTAATGGGAGCTGGTAAGTGGTTGTAAGCCTTGACTGGGGACGGAATGAGAACTAAAATCCATATTCTTTTAGCCTGCGTAATGCCGATCGCCAAGATCCTCAATCTCTGGGACCGAACTCTCGGAATCTTCATCATGGTCTTGATCGCCATCATGGGTCTGATCATGATGGCGGCTTGTCAGAACATTGCAACCTACTGTGCTGCCCAGGTGAGCCTCCTCTGTACAGGGCCGACTGCAGATTCACTCGCTGAGACTGATCTTTTACCACAGGCTTTCTACACGGTCGGATTCACTGGTGTCATATTCTCCATTGATGTCATCACATCCGATACCTCTTCGCTTCGGGACCGAGGCCTTGCCTATGCCTTCACGTCCTCACCTTACATGATCACTGCCTTTGCTGGCTCCCCACTGGGAAATCAATTCCACGAGTCCAACTGGCGATGGGCGTACGGCACCACCTGCATCATCCTGCCCATTGCTGCTATGCCGTTGATTATTGTGTGGCAAATGGCAAAGCGCAAGGCCGCCAGAGAAGGACGACTGCAGTATAAGCCCCGGAGCACGCGGACCTGGACCGAGAGTGTGTGGTTCTATGTTCTGGAATTTGACAGTAAGTGACACTCACTCCTGACTTACTTCGTCTCTATCTTCAAGTGATCGGACGAATCTGACGTGTCGTCTCATGTAGTCATCGGTATCCTCCTGATGATTGGcggtctcatcctcttcctcacaTCCTTCAACATCGCCGGCAACACTGAGGGAGTATGGCAATCTCCCAAGATCATCGCCATGATGGTGGTCGGATTCTGCGTACTTCTTGGATTTGTCGCATATGAACGCTGGGGCGCGCCTAAGCCGTTcatccccttctctcttctctgcgATCGCACCGTGATCGGTGCCTGTCTTCTCGACATCACCTACCAAGTCTCATACTATTGCTGGGCGAGCTACTTCACATCCTTCCTGCAAGTGGTCTTCGACACCAGTTTCACACAGGCTGGCTACATCGCCGCCATCTTCGACTTTATGGATCCGGTCTGGCTTCTGGGTTGTGGATATTTGATCCGTGTGACCGGTCGATTCAAGTGGCTTCTCATGGCCGCTGTGCCGTTGTATCTGCTGGCCAGTGGATTGATGATCTACTTCCGCACTCCTGGCCACAGCGTGGGATACATGTGCATGGTGcaaatcttcctcgccgtcgGTGGCGGTACGATGATCCTGATTGAGCAGGTTGCCGTTCTTGCCGCCGCCAAACACGAAGACTACGCTGCCATGTTGGCTCTCCTGAGCGTCTTTGGCAATCTGGGCGGTGCGGTCGGTAGCAGCGTTTCCGGAGCGATCTGGACCAACACGTTACCCAAGAAATTGCAGGAGCTATTGCCGGATGAGACTAAGAATATGTGGGCGGATATCTATGAGTCACTGGATATGCAACTCAGTTATCCTGTGGGTGACCCTACTCGCACCGCCATCCAGAACGCATACGCTTCCAGTCAGCGAAACATGATGATTGCGGGAACAGCGGTGATGGGATTGTCGATTGTTTGGgtcttgatgatgagaaacatcaaggtcaaggataACAAGGACGTCACCAAGGTCTTGttctagagttatctagtgCTCTTTGATATTGATACCTGTAATGATGAAAATATAGGGTCAAAGAGAATTAAAATAAATGACCCAGCAGATACCAAAATGCTTGAGAGAATTGAATGATTTATCGATTTGAGTTCACTTTATGACTACAATAGTCTTATTTGCTCAGCGCTAGTCTTTCAGATGATAAACAGTCGTCCTTGGTAGTCTCTTGAGACTCCAGTCGTTCTTTCAATTAGTCCTTCAATGTCCTCATCGAAAGAATCAACCAAGGTATTTGAACCAGAAATCACCTACACAGTCACGGTCTTCCGATTTGCAAGGATCAATCCCACATTCTTTGTTTTCATGATAATCTCTACCTAGCGATGTTGTCAGGAGTATGAAGCTCGGAAAGCTGTCCTCCGCACATTGAATCTCATACACCACCGATTGAAGTATAAGAGAAGGAATATATGTCTCGCACTCCGTTCTCTTCACCAGCATCCAAATCTCTCGATTTGCATACATCTTTGATATATTTACCTATACCCCCTTGTATTTTTTATCCGCCTCCTAGAACTCACCTAGCCACTATCGTCATTCACTTTTCCATAATCCCCGCTTCAGACGCACCCTGAAACCTCTCGCCCACGATGAACAACTCAACACCCGATGGACCTCATCGCCCATTGACACTGGCCAACAGCACCGAGAATCAACCAATAGTACCTCAATCCAGCGAGGCGGAGCAAGACGACCCAGCATCTCTCAGGATTAGCATTGAATTGAACGATTGTCCATGTGGATACTCAGAAGATGAGAGCCCCTTCGGCGACAGACTATGGATGTCCTGCAGCGAttgggaagaagatgctAACAACTACCAGAGCGAAAATGACGATAATTCGGGCGACGAACATGAAAAACGTATCCCCCCTCCGGCGGGTGAGGTCGACTATGTCCATTTCGGAAAAGGGTTGGAATATGATGGTGAGGGGTGGATTTGGGAGCAACCGGACGGAGACTTTTGGTCGGAGGTTTGAAAGAGGTCGTCTCCCTGGGTCT
This genomic interval carries:
- a CDS encoding Siderophore iron transporter mirB, which encodes MDKNTAFRVDEDPVSRDPESPQPQDEDQDQQDGVRVAEAVTSSWSRTSLIVAYASMWLLYFVNGLNSSLTANLSPYITSEWSEHSLLTVISVVTSVMGAACVMPIAKILNLWDRTLGIFIMVLIAIMGLIMMAACQNIATYCAAQAFYTVGFTGVIFSIDVITSDTSSLRDRGLAYAFTSSPYMITAFAGSPLGNQFHESNWRWAYGTTCIILPIAAMPLIIVWQMAKRKAAREGRLQYKPRSTRTWTESVWFYVLEFDIIGILLMIGGLILFLTSFNIAGNTEGVWQSPKIIAMMVVGFCVLLGFVAYERWGAPKPFIPFSLLCDRTVIGACLLDITYQVSYYCWASYFTSFLQVVFDTSFTQAGYIAAIFDFMDPVWLLGCGYLIRVTGRFKWLLMAAVPLYLLASGLMIYFRTPGHSVGYMCMVQIFLAVGGGTMILIEQVAVLAAAKHEDYAAMLALLSVFGNLGGAVGSSVSGAIWTNTLPKKLQELLPDETKNMWADIYESLDMQLSYPVGDPTRTAIQNAYASSQRNMMIAGTAVMGLSIVWVLMMRNIKVKDNKDVTKVLF